A window of Equus caballus isolate H_3958 breed thoroughbred chromosome 10, TB-T2T, whole genome shotgun sequence contains these coding sequences:
- the OR5BW3 gene encoding olfactory receptor family 5 subfamily BW member 3: MSNLTVVSVFLLRGFSAVPELQLLSAATFLLIYLAAILGNLSIMAAVTLDPRLHTPMYFLLKHLSLVDICSTSTTLPQVLVATMVGSGEISLPACASQLFAFVCLGSTECFLITSMAYDRCLAIYRPLMYGAAMSPRTCASLVVVAWGSGILFSAFHTANTFSLPFCGPNVIDHFFCDIPPLMRLACANADAHEAVGFAASGCIIMSCFALTVLSYIRILATVVRIRSSASRWKAFSTCSSHLATVLLFYGTGSSAYMQPTAHYSPLQGRVAAVFYSILTPTLNLLIYSLRNKDMKGALRKLYLQVPS, from the coding sequence ATGAGCAATCTCACGgttgtgtcagtcttcctcctccGGGGCTTCTCAGCTGTCCCTGAGTTACAGCTGCTCAGCGCTGCCACCTTCCTTCTCATTTACCTGGCTGCGATTCTGGGGAACCTCTCCATCATGGCTGCCGTGACACTCGACCCCCGCCtgcacacacccatgtacttcctCCTCAAACACCTCTCCCTGGTGGATATCTGCTCCACGTCCACCACCCTGCCCCAGGTCCTGGTGGCCACCATGGTAGGCTCTGGGGAGATTTCCCTCCCGGCATGCGCCTCACAACTCTTTGCCTTTGTCTGCCTTGGGTCCACAGAGTGTTTTCTCATCACCTCCATGGCTTATGATCGTTGTCTGGCCATCTACAGGCCCCTAATGTATGGGGCAGCCATGAGCCCCCGGACCTGCGCCTCCCTGGTGGTGGTGGCCTGGGGCAGCGGGATCCTCTTTTCCGCCTTCCACACAGCCAACACCTTCTCCCtgcccttctgtggccccaatgtgatagaccacttcttctgtgacatcccCCCACTCATGCGCCTAGCCTGTGCCAATGCAGATGCCCATGAGGCTGTCGGATTTGCAGCCAGCGGCTGCATCATCATGAGCTGCTTTGCCCTCACCGTCCTGTCCTACATCCGCATCTTGGCCACAGTGGTTCGGATCCGCTCCTCAGCCAGCCGCTGGAAGGCCTTCTCCACATGCTCTTCCCACCTGGCCACTGTGCTCCTGTTTTATGGCACCGGCAGCTCTGCCTACATGCAGCCCACCGCCCACTACTCCCCACTGCAAGGGCGCGTGGCTGCTGTCTTCTACTCCATCCTCACACCCACCCTGAATCTGCttatctacagcctgaggaacaaggaCATGAAGGGTGCCCTGAGGAAGCTCTATCTTCAGGTGCCATCGTAG